In Dolichospermum sp. DET69, the genomic stretch GAAAGAGGAAAAAAACAATATCCTATCCAATCCGGTATGGAAGTAACAGCAGATATTATTGCTGAAGAAGAGACTGTATTAATATTTATGCTTAGAAAAGCGAGATTGTTAACAGATTTATAAATGGTGTATCAAGAAATAATTTAAATGGCTATCAATCGTAGGTATTTAAATATATAAATGCTATTAATTGAAGGGTACGTCAGACTGGCTAAATCTTGCAAATAAACAAATTCTTGACATCTGATGCACCCTACTAATGTGCCAGTTGCGTAAGTCTTGATTCTGTAAATCCTGAGAAGGCTATACCACCCTATCAGACAATAGTGCATTTTAAATTCACCCTAATACTTATAAAGATAACATCCTTATTTCCATACAGCACTTCCCGCTTTATGGTCGGTCGATTTTTCGTAAGTTTGTTGATAGTTTTTTATATCGGCTTTGGTAGTAATCTAATTAATCAAGAGCCAACTTTTGGACAGTCTTCAGCGAATAAAAATATCATTGTGGCGATGACAACCAGCATTGAGGATAGTGGGCTCCTAGATGATTTATAGGTTCCGATCATTTAGGACCAAACGCTGTATACTTACCTCCTAAACCTTCCACAATTGTGCGTGTATTAGCAATCAACATTCCTTGGTAAGTCTCACCCTCTGTCCCCTTTTCGCCCAAACCATCAGCAAACAATTCTCTGTCTGAAACCTTAACTTTTGCCTCTTTTGCTACCGCCTGTATGAGTTTCGGGTTAATCGTTGTCTCTGCAAAAATTGTTAGTACACCCTGTTTTTTAATATCCTTTGATAATGCACCTACCCGCGCAGGTGTCGGCGCTTCTTCTGTGCTAATACCTCCTAGCGCCCCTTCAATGGGAATTCCATAAGCTTTGGAATAGTAACCGAAAGCATCATGGGTGGTAACTAATTTGCGTTGCTTGGGTGGAATTGTGGCTATTTCTGATTTAATCCAGGTATCTATCTGACTAATTTGATTTGTGAGTTTTTGCGTGTTGCTAGTATAAGTTGCAGCATTATTTGGGGCTATTTTCCCTAACTCTTGAGAAATCGTCTGGGCGATCGCTATGCCATTCTGGGCATTTTGCCATACATGAGGGTCGGTAACAGTTTTACCATCCTCGTTAAACTGCTGAGGT encodes the following:
- a CDS encoding zinc ABC transporter substrate-binding protein, with amino-acid sequence MISYKLQLKSLAALALTCGVLGCSPTSQTSQSTPTPGDNASAIQTGTSPAPEASSKPLVVATNTIACGLTKEIAGDTIDLKCLIDPGSDPHVYQPKPDDSKAIEQAKLILYGGYDFEPGLIKLIKATSNSAPKVAVNEVAVPQPQQFNEDGKTVTDPHVWQNAQNGIAIAQTISQELGKIAPNNAATYTSNTQKLTNQISQIDTWIKSEIATIPPKQRKLVTTHDAFGYYSKAYGIPIEGALGGISTEEAPTPARVGALSKDIKKQGVLTIFAETTINPKLIQAVAKEAKVKVSDRELFADGLGEKGTEGETYQGMLIANTRTIVEGLGGKYTAFGPK